One region of Vigna angularis cultivar LongXiaoDou No.4 chromosome 10, ASM1680809v1, whole genome shotgun sequence genomic DNA includes:
- the LOC108335419 gene encoding protein NONRESPONDING TO OXYLIPINS 2, mitochondrial: MAWRGGSLSRSLLSVARTTPSRCSVTRLQRSSSPSLRSHLLHPRRPLFTLPRTIGILGCTQSLMPLHSTDAAARLTSHISVESRACCELSQGT; the protein is encoded by the exons ATGGCGTGGCGCGGTGGCTCTCTGTCGAGGTCGTTACTCTCCGTCGCAAGAACCACACCAAGTCGTTGCTCCGTGACTCGCCTCCAACGTTCGTCTTCCCCTTCACTTCGCTCCCACCTTCTTCACCCTCGCCGCCCTCTCTTTACACTCCCCAG AACAATTGGAATTCTCGGGTGCACCCAATCGCTGATGCCTCTGCACAGCACTGATGCCGCCGCTCGTCTGACTTCTCACATCTCCGTCGAATCGCGCGCTTGCTGCGAATTGTCCCAGG GCACTTGA
- the LOC108335765 gene encoding WD40 repeat-containing protein HOS15 isoform X2, with amino-acid sequence MSTITSVELNYIVFRYLNESGISKSSIDGTLVPIGALIRLVQKGLQYLEMEANLNNCDMNLDEDFSFLQPLDLITKDVQELGKMVNKKRKKLHKDRHKDAEKEHEGGRGWVKEKERHEKANKECEKDRDRVKDLKELEQKHGNQSSKELVTDQEHMVTSMHEQDKALEGLEPMDICTVSTSQPCEIRSSDVIVLEGHTSEVCACAWSPTGSLVASGSGDSTARIWSIPEGRCKSALLNDPPNVFVLKHVRAKPNEKSNDVTTLDWNGEGTLLATGSYDGQARIWTTNGELRSTLSKHKGPIFSLKWNKKGDYLLTGSCDQSAIVWDVKAVRWKQQFEFHSGWTLDVDWRNNVSFATSSTDTKIHVCKIGENLPIKTFVGHQSEVNCIKWDPTGSLLASCSDDMTAKIWSTKHDKYLHDFREHSKEIYTIRWSPTGPGTNNPNKNLVLASASFDSTVKLWDVELGKLVYSLNGHGDRVYSIAFSPNGEYLASGSPDKSILIWSLKEGKIVKTYTGDGGIFEVCWNKEGDKIAACFANNTVCVLDFRM; translated from the exons ATGTCCACCATCACCTCCGTCGAACTAAACTATATCGTCTTTCGATACCTTAACGAATCAG GTATTAGCAAAAGCTCCATTGATGGAACGCTTGTTCCAATAGGTGCTCTTATTAGACTTGTTCAGAAGGGGCTACAGTACTTGGAGATGGAAGCCAACTTGAATAAT TGTGATATGAACCTGGATGAAGATTTTTCAttcttacaacctttggatctTATCACGAAAGATGTGCAAGAACTTGGGAAAATGgttaataaaaaaaggaaaaaactaCATAAGGATAGACATAAGGATGCTGAAAAGGAGCATGAAGGTGGGCGAGGATgggtaaaagaaaaagaaagacatGAAAAGGCTAATAAAGAATGTGAAAAGGATAGAGATCGGGTAAAAGATCTTAAAGAGCTAGAACAGAAGCATGGCAATCAGAGTAGTAAAGAACTGGTCACAGATCAAGAACACATGGTTACTTCAATGCATGAACAGGATAAAGCTTTGGAAG GACTAGAGCCGATGGACATTTGTACAGTATCAACATCGCAACCATGTGAAATCCGTAGTTCAGACGTGATCGTTTTGGAAGGTCATACATCCGAG GTGTGTGCCTGTGCATGGAGTCCTACAGGATCTCTTGTAGCATCAGG GTCTGGGGATTCAACAGCTCGTATTTGGTCAATACCAGAAGGGAGATGCAAATCTGCTTTGCTGAATGACCCTCCAAATGTGTTTGTGTTGAAGCATGTTAGGGCTAAACCAAATGAAAAGAGTAATGATGTCACTACACTTGATTGGAAT GGGGAGGGGACACTACTTGCAACTGGCTCATATGATGGGCAAGCAAGAATTTGGACCACCAATG gAGAACTGAGGAGTACTTTAAGCAAACACAAGGGACCCATATTCTCTTTGAAGTGGAATAAGAAAGGTGATTATCTTCTAACGGGAAGTTGTGACCAATCTGCAATTGTATGGGATGTGAAAGCTGTGAGATGGAAACAGCAATTTGAATTTCATTCAG GTTGGACACTTGATGTTGACTGGCGCAACAATGTGTCATTTGCAACAAGCTCAACTGACACTAAAATACATGTGTGCAAGATTGGTGAAAACCTCCCAATTAAAACTTTTGTTGGGCATCAG AGTGAAGTTAATTGTATCAAATGGGATCCTACTGGTTCATTATTGGCCTCTTGTTCCGATGATATGACTGCAAAG ATATGGAGTACGAAACACGATAAATATCTTCATGATTTTAGGGAGCATTCCAAG GAGATATATACTATCAGATGGAGCCCAACTGGTCCTGGTACAAATAACCCTAATAAAAATTTGGTTTTGGCTAG TGCATCATTTGATTCAACGGTAAAGCTTTGGGATGTGGAACTTGGGAAACTTGTCTACAGCTTGAATGGACACGG AGATCGTGTATACTCTATTGCATTCAGTCCCAATGGCGAGTATTTAGCCAGTGGGTCTCCTGACAAATCGATACTCATATGGTCCTTGAAGGAAGGCAAGATCGTTAAAACCTACACTGGTGATGGAGGCATTTTCGAGGTGTGTTGGAATAAGGAGGGTGACAAGATCGCTGCATGTTTTGCCAATAATACAGTATGCGTTTTGGATTTCAGAATGTAG
- the LOC108335765 gene encoding WD40 repeat-containing protein HOS15 isoform X1 translates to MSTITSVELNYIVFRYLNESGFIHTAFSFGNEAGISKSSIDGTLVPIGALIRLVQKGLQYLEMEANLNNCDMNLDEDFSFLQPLDLITKDVQELGKMVNKKRKKLHKDRHKDAEKEHEGGRGWVKEKERHEKANKECEKDRDRVKDLKELEQKHGNQSSKELVTDQEHMVTSMHEQDKALEGLEPMDICTVSTSQPCEIRSSDVIVLEGHTSEVCACAWSPTGSLVASGSGDSTARIWSIPEGRCKSALLNDPPNVFVLKHVRAKPNEKSNDVTTLDWNGEGTLLATGSYDGQARIWTTNGELRSTLSKHKGPIFSLKWNKKGDYLLTGSCDQSAIVWDVKAVRWKQQFEFHSGWTLDVDWRNNVSFATSSTDTKIHVCKIGENLPIKTFVGHQSEVNCIKWDPTGSLLASCSDDMTAKIWSTKHDKYLHDFREHSKEIYTIRWSPTGPGTNNPNKNLVLASASFDSTVKLWDVELGKLVYSLNGHGDRVYSIAFSPNGEYLASGSPDKSILIWSLKEGKIVKTYTGDGGIFEVCWNKEGDKIAACFANNTVCVLDFRM, encoded by the exons ATGTCCACCATCACCTCCGTCGAACTAAACTATATCGTCTTTCGATACCTTAACGAATCAG GTTTCATACACACTGCTTTTTCGTTTGGAAATGAAGCAGGTATTAGCAAAAGCTCCATTGATGGAACGCTTGTTCCAATAGGTGCTCTTATTAGACTTGTTCAGAAGGGGCTACAGTACTTGGAGATGGAAGCCAACTTGAATAAT TGTGATATGAACCTGGATGAAGATTTTTCAttcttacaacctttggatctTATCACGAAAGATGTGCAAGAACTTGGGAAAATGgttaataaaaaaaggaaaaaactaCATAAGGATAGACATAAGGATGCTGAAAAGGAGCATGAAGGTGGGCGAGGATgggtaaaagaaaaagaaagacatGAAAAGGCTAATAAAGAATGTGAAAAGGATAGAGATCGGGTAAAAGATCTTAAAGAGCTAGAACAGAAGCATGGCAATCAGAGTAGTAAAGAACTGGTCACAGATCAAGAACACATGGTTACTTCAATGCATGAACAGGATAAAGCTTTGGAAG GACTAGAGCCGATGGACATTTGTACAGTATCAACATCGCAACCATGTGAAATCCGTAGTTCAGACGTGATCGTTTTGGAAGGTCATACATCCGAG GTGTGTGCCTGTGCATGGAGTCCTACAGGATCTCTTGTAGCATCAGG GTCTGGGGATTCAACAGCTCGTATTTGGTCAATACCAGAAGGGAGATGCAAATCTGCTTTGCTGAATGACCCTCCAAATGTGTTTGTGTTGAAGCATGTTAGGGCTAAACCAAATGAAAAGAGTAATGATGTCACTACACTTGATTGGAAT GGGGAGGGGACACTACTTGCAACTGGCTCATATGATGGGCAAGCAAGAATTTGGACCACCAATG gAGAACTGAGGAGTACTTTAAGCAAACACAAGGGACCCATATTCTCTTTGAAGTGGAATAAGAAAGGTGATTATCTTCTAACGGGAAGTTGTGACCAATCTGCAATTGTATGGGATGTGAAAGCTGTGAGATGGAAACAGCAATTTGAATTTCATTCAG GTTGGACACTTGATGTTGACTGGCGCAACAATGTGTCATTTGCAACAAGCTCAACTGACACTAAAATACATGTGTGCAAGATTGGTGAAAACCTCCCAATTAAAACTTTTGTTGGGCATCAG AGTGAAGTTAATTGTATCAAATGGGATCCTACTGGTTCATTATTGGCCTCTTGTTCCGATGATATGACTGCAAAG ATATGGAGTACGAAACACGATAAATATCTTCATGATTTTAGGGAGCATTCCAAG GAGATATATACTATCAGATGGAGCCCAACTGGTCCTGGTACAAATAACCCTAATAAAAATTTGGTTTTGGCTAG TGCATCATTTGATTCAACGGTAAAGCTTTGGGATGTGGAACTTGGGAAACTTGTCTACAGCTTGAATGGACACGG AGATCGTGTATACTCTATTGCATTCAGTCCCAATGGCGAGTATTTAGCCAGTGGGTCTCCTGACAAATCGATACTCATATGGTCCTTGAAGGAAGGCAAGATCGTTAAAACCTACACTGGTGATGGAGGCATTTTCGAGGTGTGTTGGAATAAGGAGGGTGACAAGATCGCTGCATGTTTTGCCAATAATACAGTATGCGTTTTGGATTTCAGAATGTAG